In a single window of the Pseudohongiella acticola genome:
- a CDS encoding AAA family ATPase: protein MNFVVTDNYGRKHPASVNTAYLSVDNWNDYSFVTMFYLTIFDEGGVEHEIGNVKIAFKGQTIEKSTYKTLGKNFPFLNEQYFSLGTNTEYYKNLNKLPPELKRHILNALEDIVYKPEKLKDIEDEEVLNTSLFRGVTLSDVHGQFSRVLSGLAELSDFDFNFVRHGLNGFCNVKIPFKVKVGSVPSTNIHAFIGRNGCGKTTLLNGMIDAITNPEHESCLFTESSPFSESRIPTGYFRSLVSVSFSAFDPFTPPQEQPDPAKGTKYFYIGLKNRENSEALSSLGDLRKDFVSALVGCLSSEGKKNLWLDAINSLSSDQNFENMGLSILNARYVSLKEKHKNLQVDNDKFEDLFHQDITNYLQRMSSGHAIVLFTITRLVNNVGEKSLVLLDEPEGHLHPPLLSAFLRVLSDLLYIKNGVAIIATHSPVVLQEIPKSCVWKVIRSREAITVERPEIETFGENLGVLTREVFILEVANSGYHSLLTKSVESGASYDGILSEYKNQIGLEGRTVLKAMVLSRDANKVQ from the coding sequence ATGAATTTTGTAGTTACAGATAATTATGGTCGAAAACACCCTGCCTCTGTAAATACAGCATATTTAAGTGTAGATAATTGGAATGATTACTCCTTTGTCACCATGTTCTATCTAACCATTTTTGATGAAGGAGGAGTAGAGCATGAGATCGGTAATGTAAAAATTGCTTTTAAAGGTCAAACTATTGAAAAAAGCACATATAAAACACTGGGTAAAAACTTTCCGTTTTTAAATGAACAGTATTTTTCATTAGGGACTAATACAGAATACTATAAAAATTTAAATAAGTTGCCCCCTGAGTTAAAACGGCACATCCTAAATGCATTAGAAGATATTGTTTATAAACCTGAAAAATTAAAAGATATTGAAGATGAAGAAGTATTAAATACATCTCTCTTTCGTGGGGTAACATTATCCGATGTGCATGGTCAATTCTCAAGAGTATTAAGCGGTCTTGCTGAGTTATCAGATTTTGATTTTAACTTTGTAAGACATGGGTTAAATGGCTTTTGCAACGTAAAAATACCATTTAAAGTAAAAGTCGGCTCAGTTCCAAGTACAAACATTCATGCGTTTATCGGGCGTAATGGTTGTGGAAAAACTACTCTTTTAAACGGTATGATTGATGCCATTACCAACCCTGAACATGAATCATGTCTTTTTACAGAAAGTAGCCCATTTAGTGAATCTCGTATTCCTACAGGCTATTTTCGCTCCTTAGTTTCTGTATCTTTTAGTGCATTTGATCCATTTACTCCACCTCAAGAACAACCGGATCCGGCTAAAGGAACAAAGTATTTTTATATCGGCTTAAAAAACAGAGAAAATAGCGAAGCATTAAGTTCTTTGGGAGATCTTCGAAAAGACTTTGTTTCAGCATTAGTAGGTTGTTTAAGTAGCGAAGGTAAAAAAAATCTATGGTTAGATGCTATTAATAGTTTGAGTAGTGATCAGAACTTCGAGAATATGGGGTTAAGCATTCTCAACGCTAGATATGTCAGCCTTAAAGAAAAGCACAAAAATCTTCAAGTTGATAATGATAAATTTGAAGACCTATTTCACCAAGACATAACTAATTACTTACAACGCATGAGCTCAGGTCACGCAATAGTGTTGTTTACTATCACGAGACTAGTTAACAACGTTGGTGAAAAATCTCTAGTATTATTAGATGAACCAGAGGGGCATCTTCACCCACCTCTTCTATCTGCATTTTTGCGTGTTCTAAGCGATTTATTGTATATCAAAAATGGAGTTGCAATAATCGCGACTCATTCTCCAGTAGTTCTTCAGGAAATACCTAAATCCTGTGTATGGAAAGTCATTCGTTCTAGAGAAGCGATTACTGTTGAAAGGCCAGAAATAGAAACCTTTGGAGAAAACCTTGGCGTTTTAACTCGTGAGGTGTTTATTCTTGAAGTAGCAAATTCAGGATATCACTCACTTTTAACTAAGTCTGTTGAGTCTGGAGCATCCTATGATGGAATATTGTCAGAATATAAAAATCAAATAGGCTTGGAAGGCAGAACCGTTCTAAAAGCAATGGTTCTAAGTAGAGATGCGAATAAAGTACAATGA
- a CDS encoding SDH family Clp fold serine proteinase encodes MADENNEEIEQEEAAIEEEKTYNLHDWGDVVALFRDELNDEQIKSHVAKHIESLISDSKMDKYRVVFLFDDWHSISPYHSNQIYKAVSDLNKKSDILLVLQSGGGKIEPAYLVSKSCKRLCKSKFVVAIPRRAKSAATLLSLGASELHMGLLSELGPIDPQFGGFPASGLANAMEKIAEMSSKFPKASDMFAKYLTDNLDIKDLGYFERINESAVQYAERLLRGKKLPDSWDEERLAHHLTNHYKDHGFVIDSDEASTLLGKSVIKENTPEYEFGNRIYEFLDFLDFAYGALRNKRIRYVGSVVNGLDSFEEPKK; translated from the coding sequence ATGGCAGACGAGAATAACGAAGAGATTGAACAAGAAGAAGCAGCGATAGAGGAAGAAAAGACCTATAATCTTCACGACTGGGGTGATGTTGTTGCGTTATTTAGAGATGAATTGAATGACGAGCAGATAAAGTCTCATGTCGCCAAGCATATTGAGAGCCTAATATCCGATTCAAAAATGGATAAATACCGGGTGGTGTTCCTCTTTGATGATTGGCACTCAATTTCTCCGTACCATTCGAATCAAATTTACAAAGCGGTATCCGATCTTAATAAGAAATCGGATATTCTGCTCGTTTTGCAAAGTGGGGGAGGAAAAATCGAACCGGCTTACCTTGTTAGCAAATCGTGCAAAAGGCTATGCAAGAGCAAGTTTGTAGTTGCCATACCGAGGCGCGCTAAATCTGCTGCGACACTTCTTTCTCTAGGTGCATCAGAGCTACATATGGGGCTTTTAAGCGAGTTAGGCCCTATTGATCCGCAGTTTGGGGGGTTCCCTGCGTCTGGCCTAGCCAATGCAATGGAAAAAATTGCCGAGATGTCTAGTAAGTTTCCGAAAGCATCAGACATGTTTGCTAAATATCTAACAGACAACCTTGATATTAAAGATTTAGGATATTTTGAACGTATTAACGAGTCTGCGGTGCAATATGCAGAGCGTTTGTTGCGAGGGAAGAAATTACCTGACAGTTGGGATGAAGAGCGATTAGCACACCACCTTACCAATCATTATAAGGATCACGGCTTTGTAATTGATTCAGATGAGGCTAGCACTCTCCTTGGTAAGTCCGTGATTAAAGAGAATACACCTGAATATGAATTTGGTAATAGAATCTACGAATTTTTAGATTTTCTAGATTTCGCATATGGGGCATTAAGAAATAAACGAATACGATATGTAGGCAGCGTTGTAAATGGCCTTGATTCATTTGAAGAACCTAAAAAGTAG
- the parE gene encoding DNA topoisomerase IV subunit B: MSSSYNSDAIEVLTGLDPVRKRPGMYTDTSRPNHLVQEVLDNSVDEALAGHAKTITLTMHKDGSIEVEDDGRGMPVDIHPEEKVSGVELILTRLHAGGKFSDKNYNFSGGLHGVGVSVVNALSHYVEVSVRRNGLVHQMRFENGDKATELKEIGTVAKRQTGTILRFLPDEKYFDSSKVSIVRLKHVLRAKAVLCSGLRVVFIDNTVDEDKSQSEEWLYQDGLIDYLLQGTGDSITLPVEPFNGEMKGNDEGVDWAVLWLPEGGELLQESYVNLIPTAQGGTHVNGLRTGLLDAMREFCEFRNLLPRGVKLTPEDIWDRCSYVVSTKMKDPQFSGQTKERLSSRQCAVFVAGVVKDAFSLWLNQHTADAEQLAEMCINNAQSRMKASKKVARKKVTSGPALPGKLADCATQDVMAGELFLVEGDSAGGSAKQARDRETQAIMPLRGKILNTWEVDSNEILASQEVHDISVALGVDPGSNDITGLRYGKICVLADADSDGLHIATLLCALFVRHFKPLVAAGRIYVAMPPLYRIDAGKDVYYALDEDERIGILDRIAAEKKNAKANVQRFKGLGEMNPLQLRETTMSRDTRRLVQLTLPDDDVVAGNSATDEALDMLLAKKRAGDRKSWLEEYGNLAEVD, translated from the coding sequence ATGAGCAGCAGCTATAACTCAGACGCCATTGAAGTCCTCACCGGTCTTGATCCGGTGCGCAAGCGTCCGGGCATGTACACCGACACCAGCCGCCCCAACCACCTGGTGCAGGAAGTCCTCGACAACAGCGTCGACGAAGCGCTGGCCGGCCACGCCAAGACCATCACCCTGACCATGCACAAGGACGGCTCCATTGAAGTGGAAGACGACGGCCGTGGCATGCCGGTGGACATCCACCCGGAAGAAAAAGTCTCCGGTGTTGAACTGATCCTGACCCGCCTGCATGCCGGTGGCAAATTCTCCGACAAGAACTACAACTTCTCCGGCGGTCTGCACGGTGTCGGTGTGTCCGTGGTCAACGCGCTGTCGCATTACGTGGAAGTCAGCGTGCGCCGTAACGGCCTGGTTCACCAGATGCGTTTTGAGAACGGTGACAAAGCCACCGAACTGAAAGAGATCGGCACCGTCGCCAAGCGCCAGACCGGTACCATCCTGCGCTTCCTGCCTGATGAAAAATACTTCGACTCATCCAAGGTTTCCATTGTCCGCCTGAAACACGTGCTGCGCGCCAAAGCCGTGCTGTGTTCCGGCCTGCGCGTGGTGTTTATCGACAACACCGTCGATGAAGACAAGTCACAAAGCGAAGAATGGCTGTACCAGGACGGCCTGATCGACTACCTGCTGCAGGGCACCGGTGATTCCATCACGTTGCCGGTAGAGCCCTTTAATGGCGAGATGAAAGGCAATGACGAAGGCGTGGACTGGGCCGTGCTGTGGCTGCCCGAAGGCGGGGAGTTATTGCAAGAGAGCTACGTTAACCTGATCCCCACCGCCCAGGGCGGCACCCACGTCAACGGCCTGCGCACCGGCCTGCTCGATGCCATGCGCGAGTTCTGCGAGTTCCGCAACCTGCTGCCGCGTGGCGTCAAACTGACCCCGGAAGACATCTGGGACCGCTGCAGCTACGTGGTCTCCACCAAGATGAAAGACCCGCAGTTCTCCGGCCAGACCAAAGAACGCCTGTCCTCACGCCAGTGCGCGGTGTTTGTCGCCGGCGTGGTCAAAGACGCCTTCAGCCTGTGGCTGAACCAGCACACCGCCGACGCCGAACAACTGGCGGAGATGTGCATCAACAATGCCCAAAGCCGCATGAAGGCCAGCAAGAAGGTGGCGCGTAAAAAGGTGACCAGCGGCCCGGCACTGCCCGGCAAACTCGCCGACTGCGCCACCCAGGACGTCATGGCCGGCGAACTGTTCCTGGTGGAAGGTGACTCCGCCGGCGGTTCCGCCAAACAGGCCCGCGACCGCGAAACCCAGGCCATCATGCCCCTGCGCGGCAAGATCCTGAACACCTGGGAAGTCGACTCCAACGAAATCCTCGCCTCCCAGGAAGTGCACGACATCTCCGTCGCCCTCGGCGTCGACCCCGGTTCCAACGACATCACCGGCCTGCGCTACGGCAAAATCTGCGTCCTCGCCGACGCCGACTCCGACGGCCTGCACATCGCCACGCTGCTGTGCGCGCTGTTCGTGCGCCACTTCAAACCCCTGGTCGCCGCAGGCCGCATCTACGTCGCCATGCCCCCTCTGTACCGCATCGACGCCGGCAAGGACGTCTACTACGCCCTGGACGAAGACGAACGCATCGGCATCCTTGACCGAATAGCTGCGGAGAAGAAAAACGCCAAAGCCAACGTCCAGCGCTTCAAGGGGCTGGGTGAGATGAACCCACTGCAGCTGCGTGAGACGACGATGAGCCGTGATACACGCCGGCTGGTACAGCTGACCTTGCCGGATGATGATGTGGTTGCTGGCAACAGTGCTACGGATGAGGCGCTGGATATGTTGCTGGCGAAGAAGCGGGCGGGGGATCGGAAGAGTTGGCTTGAAGAATACGGTAATCTCGCCGAAGTCGACTGA
- the cpdA gene encoding 3',5'-cyclic-AMP phosphodiesterase, with amino-acid sequence MQTQKRDNQARPLRLIQITDTHLYRDPAGALLGLKTQDSFAKVVDLIASQQPDPDWIIATGDITQDSTPQAYQHFADTMARLPAPFCWIPGNHDNRETMVSTPAFKAAFLERVQLGNWQIIMLDTSVPGEVHGLLSEHELAHLEKSLASVATDDSLQHSLVCLHHNPIPGTAGWMQDIGLHNAQALLDILARYDSVRGVVYGHIHQTLDFEAHNLRFFCTPSTCIQFKPGVEDFALDLRNPAYRWFDLHADGRIDSQVERLQAYTMDVDQSAGGY; translated from the coding sequence ATGCAGACACAGAAAAGGGATAATCAGGCACGGCCGCTGCGACTGATACAGATTACGGACACACATCTGTACCGGGACCCTGCGGGAGCCCTGCTGGGCCTGAAAACACAGGACAGTTTTGCCAAAGTAGTCGACCTGATTGCCAGTCAGCAACCGGATCCCGACTGGATTATCGCCACCGGTGATATCACGCAGGATTCAACGCCGCAGGCCTACCAGCATTTCGCCGACACCATGGCGCGGTTACCCGCCCCGTTCTGCTGGATACCCGGCAATCATGACAACCGTGAGACCATGGTCAGCACGCCTGCCTTCAAAGCCGCCTTTTTAGAACGTGTGCAACTGGGCAATTGGCAGATCATCATGCTCGACACCAGTGTGCCGGGCGAAGTACACGGCCTGTTATCCGAACATGAGCTGGCGCATCTGGAAAAAAGTCTGGCCAGCGTTGCCACTGACGACAGCCTGCAGCACTCGCTGGTCTGCCTGCACCACAATCCGATACCCGGCACAGCCGGCTGGATGCAGGACATCGGTCTGCACAACGCCCAGGCATTGCTGGATATTCTGGCCCGCTACGACAGTGTGCGTGGTGTGGTCTATGGCCATATTCACCAGACACTGGATTTTGAAGCACACAACCTGCGTTTTTTCTGCACGCCCTCCACCTGCATTCAGTTTAAACCCGGCGTGGAAGACTTTGCGCTGGACTTGCGTAACCCGGCCTACCGCTGGTTCGATCTGCACGCCGACGGTCGCATCGATTCGCAGGTGGAGCGCCTGCAGGCCTATACCATGGACGTGGATCAGAGCGCGGGCGGGTACTGA
- a CDS encoding DUF1249 domain-containing protein, whose product MSEIIDKVSERSRYRVNLADYMATCDANYIRLLTLIPALESERAGGSGKLAVNQQNCDLDDIKEWEFLIGSGGRKNQENTGRPPIRVKVSRLEAFAYTSTLEIQVQSGFPAWSPAPVIVVRMYHDANTAEPISFQGHRQIPARCAVPNVGMYHQDEKRQINEFLAEWLRLCLSSGISARTADFLCTE is encoded by the coding sequence ATGAGCGAGATAATCGACAAAGTCAGCGAGCGCTCACGCTACCGGGTCAACCTTGCCGATTACATGGCGACCTGTGATGCCAACTATATTCGTTTACTAACCCTGATCCCTGCACTAGAATCTGAAAGAGCTGGCGGCAGCGGAAAGCTCGCTGTCAATCAGCAGAACTGTGACCTGGACGACATTAAAGAATGGGAATTCCTGATAGGATCCGGGGGTCGAAAAAACCAGGAAAACACGGGTCGCCCGCCGATCCGGGTCAAGGTCAGTCGGCTGGAAGCATTTGCCTACACCAGTACCCTGGAAATTCAGGTGCAGAGCGGCTTTCCGGCCTGGAGTCCGGCGCCGGTGATTGTGGTCAGAATGTATCATGATGCCAATACCGCCGAGCCGATCAGCTTTCAGGGCCACCGACAAATACCCGCCCGGTGTGCCGTTCCCAATGTGGGCATGTACCACCAGGACGAAAAGCGGCAGATCAACGAATTTCTGGCAGAGTGGCTGCGTCTGTGTCTGAGTTCAGGCATCAGTGCACGAACAGCAGACTTTCTATGCACCGAGTAG
- a CDS encoding NUDIX domain-containing protein — MSAYRPVYDRQDVTIVSRDTAFQGFFAIDRIVLRHRLFAGGWSNDFSRELFRRDPAAGVLLYDPKSDQLVLVEQFRVGMLDAMDQSPWALELVAGIVDEGESAADMARREVHEEAGLEIGSPLFICDYFNSPGGSTERIKLFYAEVDADQADGIHGLVEENEDIRVVVMSFDDVWDAFVSGHINNAMAIIALQWLRLRRAGIDATMSSHERATAMSKSLP, encoded by the coding sequence ATGTCCGCTTACCGACCGGTCTATGATCGTCAGGATGTGACGATTGTAAGCCGCGATACCGCTTTCCAGGGCTTTTTTGCCATCGACCGCATCGTCTTGCGTCACCGCCTCTTTGCCGGTGGCTGGAGCAACGACTTCAGCCGCGAGTTGTTTCGTCGTGACCCGGCCGCCGGTGTGCTGTTATACGACCCCAAGTCCGACCAACTGGTGCTGGTTGAGCAATTCCGCGTGGGCATGCTCGATGCCATGGACCAGAGCCCGTGGGCGCTGGAGCTGGTCGCTGGCATTGTCGACGAGGGCGAGTCCGCTGCCGACATGGCGCGCCGTGAAGTCCATGAAGAGGCCGGTCTTGAGATCGGATCCCCGTTATTCATCTGCGACTATTTCAACAGCCCGGGCGGCAGTACTGAGCGAATCAAACTGTTCTACGCTGAAGTGGACGCCGACCAGGCTGACGGCATCCATGGCCTGGTTGAGGAAAACGAAGATATCCGCGTTGTGGTCATGAGCTTTGATGATGTGTGGGATGCGTTTGTGTCCGGGCACATCAATAATGCCATGGCGATCATTGCCCTGCAGTGGCTGCGTCTTCGCCGCGCCGGCATCGACGCTACCATGAGCAGCCATGAGCGGGCGACAGCCATGAGCAAGAGTCTGCCATGA
- a CDS encoding ChrR family anti-sigma-E factor yields MVSFHPDAKFLTDFAAGNLALSEAICVAAHLEFCSKCRSHVQQLSDLGAQLMSRLEVEPMPVDEQDAGDDGFDALMQRIDAGDTGMSISPAPAPAATARVSSANPLGLPRVVQKLASEGVQSLKWGQFGKSLRIAPIRIDSESRETALYDIKAGGQMPEHEHRGEEITVLLKGSFSDAEGKYVKGDFVVRHAGERHQPTATLDTDCICLVSLEQPVKPSSVWYRLLEPLVQYRLSGLSN; encoded by the coding sequence ATGGTTTCTTTTCATCCGGACGCTAAATTTCTGACTGATTTTGCCGCAGGCAATCTGGCTTTGTCAGAGGCGATATGTGTCGCTGCCCACCTTGAGTTCTGCTCAAAATGTCGCAGCCATGTGCAACAGCTTAGCGATCTGGGGGCTCAGTTGATGAGCCGCCTGGAAGTAGAGCCAATGCCTGTTGATGAACAGGATGCAGGCGATGACGGTTTTGATGCCCTGATGCAGCGCATTGATGCCGGTGACACCGGCATGTCGATTTCACCGGCACCGGCGCCGGCGGCGACAGCGCGTGTCAGTTCAGCCAATCCGCTGGGTCTGCCACGTGTGGTGCAGAAGCTGGCCAGCGAAGGTGTGCAGAGCCTGAAGTGGGGGCAGTTCGGCAAGTCTCTGCGCATTGCGCCAATCAGGATTGACAGCGAATCACGCGAAACCGCCCTTTATGACATTAAAGCCGGTGGTCAGATGCCGGAGCATGAACACCGGGGTGAGGAAATCACGGTCCTGCTCAAAGGCAGCTTCTCCGATGCCGAGGGCAAATACGTCAAAGGCGATTTTGTTGTGCGCCACGCCGGTGAGCGTCACCAGCCCACCGCAACGTTGGACACGGACTGCATTTGTCTGGTCAGTCTGGAGCAGCCAGTCAAGCCCAGCTCGGTCTGGTACCGCCTGCTCGAGCCCCTGGTCCAGTACCGCCTGTCCGGCCTGAGCAATTAG
- a CDS encoding sigma-70 family RNA polymerase sigma factor: MENTASVHKGRSPLPDPWAESVRRVAADRDRAAFQELYHHFTPMIRAFLLKSMGAGANRSEAEEITQEALIKVWNKAASFNSSKASVNTWIFTIARNTRIDFIRRNERNERKIAIEDIWHEPESPEPLVDLQQRRAEQVIKQAMATLPDEQVQVLHKAFMEGKSHNEVAEELGLPLGTVKSRIRLALNKMQILIDR, translated from the coding sequence GCGTGCATAAGGGTCGTAGCCCGCTCCCGGATCCGTGGGCAGAGTCCGTCAGGCGCGTGGCAGCCGACCGTGACCGTGCTGCGTTTCAGGAGCTTTACCACCATTTTACGCCCATGATCCGGGCGTTCCTGCTAAAAAGCATGGGGGCGGGAGCCAACCGCTCGGAAGCCGAAGAGATCACGCAGGAAGCGCTGATCAAGGTCTGGAACAAAGCAGCGTCGTTTAACAGCAGTAAAGCGAGTGTGAACACCTGGATATTCACCATCGCCCGAAACACCCGAATTGATTTCATTCGCCGTAACGAACGTAATGAGCGAAAAATCGCTATTGAAGACATCTGGCATGAGCCCGAGTCACCGGAACCGCTGGTCGACCTGCAGCAGCGTCGCGCAGAACAGGTGATCAAGCAGGCCATGGCAACGCTGCCGGATGAGCAGGTACAGGTGCTGCACAAGGCGTTCATGGAAGGCAAGTCGCACAACGAAGTGGCCGAGGAACTGGGCCTGCCGCTGGGAACCGTGAAATCGCGGATCCGGCTGGCACTGAACAAGATGCAGATTCTGATTGACCGTTAA